One genomic window of Kosmotoga olearia TBF 19.5.1 includes the following:
- a CDS encoding clostripain-related cysteine peptidase has product MAKKRFNRLLIFAVISLLFALSLSGCFKPKYEVVTSISPLDLDVTIEGAGFYSKDTMVSFTAPNVEGYNFDHWEVNGVNVGNANPLVIIIDSPKNIVAVYRPLYTIEADSETHYTGKWSYITVTVKDSYGNPVENIAVSLSSDYSGSIARFYSVSTEKVSVDPIVYTDQYGVATFEGYFVSSGEYSCTAYLSDAPKIDRVFQVTVNPIDWLFLVYMGADNNLESAAYVDLGEMETLNNNVAVVGISDVSDSLYEYFTDDFYFWLDETGEMYTEDIGREVDSGSPAELQQFLEDFYSIEANHKALILWNHGGAWLDEDATRTRGIIYDDTSDTFLKIKEVQDVLETVLNGEKLDILGMDACLMSTVEVAYQLRNTSDYFVASAFSEPGDGWDYDFLDDIGPLDDAYDVAKNIVDRYFESLPYTVELSLSVWKMGCMDELYSEIDNFARELDQELTADLKSRILNTYYPAITQYYVDYYHGAVLCEIGDFIGYIYNDEGVSQDVKDSAYSAWVALDAAVPYSLIRGGGANSKGVSIFLPETYDAYNAYYSAFNLLDFWWNYWEILASHILN; this is encoded by the coding sequence ATGGCAAAAAAGAGATTTAATCGGTTGCTGATATTCGCTGTGATATCGTTGCTTTTCGCTCTCAGCTTGTCAGGTTGTTTTAAACCAAAATATGAAGTCGTAACTTCTATATCACCTTTGGACCTTGATGTTACCATAGAAGGTGCAGGTTTTTACAGCAAAGATACTATGGTAAGTTTTACTGCTCCAAATGTTGAAGGTTACAACTTCGACCATTGGGAAGTAAATGGGGTAAATGTTGGTAATGCTAACCCGCTCGTAATTATCATTGATTCCCCTAAAAATATTGTGGCAGTGTATAGACCGCTGTACACAATAGAAGCAGACAGCGAGACCCATTACACAGGAAAATGGTCGTATATAACAGTTACCGTAAAAGACTCTTATGGAAACCCTGTTGAGAATATTGCCGTATCTCTTAGCAGTGATTATTCTGGATCAATAGCGAGATTTTATTCAGTGAGCACAGAAAAGGTGAGTGTTGATCCGATAGTTTATACAGACCAATATGGGGTTGCAACCTTTGAGGGATATTTTGTAAGCTCTGGAGAATACTCTTGTACAGCGTATTTGTCAGATGCTCCAAAGATTGATAGAGTATTTCAGGTGACTGTAAATCCCATTGATTGGCTGTTTTTAGTATATATGGGAGCGGACAACAATCTGGAATCTGCAGCTTACGTGGATTTGGGGGAAATGGAAACACTGAACAATAATGTTGCCGTGGTAGGTATCTCTGATGTATCGGATTCTTTATACGAATACTTCACAGACGATTTTTATTTCTGGTTGGATGAAACAGGAGAAATGTATACTGAAGACATCGGTAGGGAAGTGGATTCAGGTTCTCCTGCAGAATTACAACAATTCTTAGAAGACTTCTATTCCATAGAGGCGAATCATAAGGCACTCATATTGTGGAATCATGGTGGAGCCTGGTTAGATGAAGACGCAACGCGTACCAGAGGCATAATTTACGATGATACTAGTGATACATTCCTTAAAATTAAGGAAGTTCAAGATGTTTTGGAGACGGTTCTTAATGGGGAAAAACTCGACATTCTAGGCATGGATGCCTGTTTGATGAGCACCGTAGAGGTAGCTTATCAATTAAGAAACACATCAGATTATTTTGTAGCTTCCGCCTTTTCTGAACCCGGAGACGGTTGGGATTATGATTTCTTAGATGATATCGGACCTTTGGATGATGCTTATGATGTGGCTAAAAATATAGTGGACAGGTACTTCGAATCACTTCCCTATACTGTGGAATTGAGCCTTTCAGTATGGAAAATGGGATGTATGGATGAGCTATATTCGGAAATTGATAATTTTGCGCGTGAACTGGATCAGGAATTAACTGCGGATTTAAAATCAAGGATATTGAATACATATTACCCGGCAATAACCCAGTATTATGTGGATTATTATCATGGTGCCGTGTTATGTGAAATTGGCGATTTTATTGGTTACATTTACAATGATGAAGGTGTATCTCAAGATGTTAAAGACAGTGCCTACTCCGCGTGGGTAGCCCTAGATGCTGCCGTCCCGTATTCGCTAATACGCGGTGGAGGTGCTAATTCAAAAGGCGTTAGCATTTTCCTTCCGGAAACTTACGATGCTTATAATGCTTATTATTCCGCTTTTAACTTACTCGATTTCTGGTGGAATTACTGGGAGATCCTTGCGAGTCATATACTAAACTAA
- the thrS gene encoding threonine--tRNA ligase: protein MGCKIELPDGSIKEYDHPVTAADVAADLSPALAKRAIGVEVNGELWDLTRELPEECKINLILEKDPRAPEFFRHTFSHILAQAVMRIYGSDKVKLGIGPVIENGFYYDFDLGDIRLTEEDLPKIEEEMEKIIKEDLKLERFELPKEEAIKLMKDQNQPYKVELIEDLESDVATFYRQGEFVDLCRGPHMPSTGKVKYFKLLSVSGAYWRGDERNKMLQRIYGTAFAKKSELEAYLKMMEEAKKRDHRKIGPQLGLFSFSYEYAPGMPIYHPKGTIVLNELMKFSREVHSKHGYQEVMTPQIMNDVLWHRSGHWDHYRDNMYFTEKDEQQYAIKPMNCPGHILIYKSRAMSYRDLPLKLFEFGKVHRYERSGVLHGLLRVRGFIQDDAHIFCTREQLKEQLKDVIRFVDMIYTPFGFEYRADLCTRPEDFMGDVEIWDLATEALKDAIESIGLEYKVNEGDGAFYGPKIDFHVTDSIGREWQCATIQLDFMMPERFELTYVGPDNKEYRPVMIHRAIYGSLDRFFGILIEHYAGAFPTWLAPVQVVAIPISDKHVDYAREVADALAAEGVRVDVDEKQKSTNYKIREAQLNKIPYMLILGDKEKESETITVRLRTGKNIYGMKLAEFSAKLKEEISNRMSESIFKFKAD from the coding sequence ATGGGTTGTAAGATAGAATTGCCAGATGGCTCAATTAAAGAATACGATCATCCAGTAACTGCAGCGGATGTTGCCGCTGACCTGTCGCCGGCGTTAGCAAAAAGAGCAATTGGTGTTGAAGTCAACGGCGAGCTGTGGGATCTGACGAGAGAACTTCCAGAGGAGTGTAAAATTAATCTGATACTCGAAAAGGACCCGAGAGCGCCTGAGTTTTTCCGCCATACCTTTTCACACATCCTGGCTCAGGCGGTCATGAGAATCTACGGATCTGATAAAGTAAAACTGGGAATCGGTCCGGTTATTGAGAATGGTTTTTACTACGACTTTGATCTTGGTGATATCAGGCTGACGGAAGAGGATCTGCCAAAGATTGAAGAAGAGATGGAAAAAATCATAAAGGAAGACTTAAAACTCGAGCGTTTTGAGCTTCCAAAAGAAGAAGCGATAAAGTTAATGAAAGATCAGAACCAGCCCTATAAAGTGGAGCTCATTGAGGATCTCGAATCGGACGTAGCCACCTTTTACAGACAGGGTGAATTTGTGGATCTGTGTCGCGGTCCGCATATGCCCTCTACTGGAAAAGTAAAGTACTTCAAGCTTCTGTCCGTTTCCGGAGCTTACTGGCGTGGAGATGAAAGAAATAAGATGCTCCAAAGGATTTACGGGACCGCCTTTGCCAAAAAATCCGAACTCGAAGCATACCTTAAGATGATGGAAGAAGCCAAAAAGAGGGATCATCGCAAAATTGGACCTCAGCTTGGCCTTTTTAGTTTTAGTTATGAATACGCTCCTGGAATGCCTATCTATCATCCTAAGGGAACCATCGTGCTAAACGAACTTATGAAATTCTCAAGGGAAGTGCATAGTAAGCATGGTTATCAGGAGGTTATGACTCCGCAGATTATGAACGATGTCCTGTGGCATAGATCGGGACACTGGGACCATTACCGCGATAACATGTATTTTACGGAGAAGGATGAGCAGCAATACGCTATTAAACCCATGAACTGTCCGGGACATATATTAATCTATAAATCCCGAGCCATGAGCTACAGGGATCTGCCGTTGAAACTCTTTGAGTTTGGTAAGGTTCACCGTTATGAGAGAAGCGGTGTTTTGCACGGTCTCCTTAGAGTAAGGGGATTTATCCAGGATGACGCACACATTTTCTGTACCAGAGAACAATTAAAGGAACAGTTGAAAGACGTCATTCGGTTTGTCGATATGATCTACACTCCTTTCGGGTTTGAATATAGAGCCGACTTATGTACCCGTCCAGAAGATTTTATGGGCGATGTTGAAATATGGGATCTGGCAACGGAAGCTTTGAAAGATGCCATCGAATCTATCGGGTTGGAATATAAAGTTAACGAAGGGGACGGAGCTTTTTACGGACCGAAGATCGATTTTCATGTCACGGATTCTATCGGGAGAGAGTGGCAGTGTGCCACGATTCAGCTAGATTTCATGATGCCCGAGCGCTTTGAACTCACTTACGTTGGGCCAGACAATAAAGAATACAGGCCTGTTATGATTCATCGCGCTATTTACGGCTCTCTGGATAGATTTTTCGGTATTCTCATAGAACATTATGCCGGGGCTTTTCCAACCTGGCTTGCTCCGGTACAAGTTGTCGCTATCCCAATTTCCGATAAACACGTTGACTACGCGAGAGAGGTAGCAGATGCCCTTGCCGCAGAAGGCGTACGTGTTGATGTCGATGAAAAACAAAAATCCACAAACTACAAAATTCGTGAAGCTCAATTAAATAAGATTCCTTACATGTTGATCCTTGGGGATAAAGAGAAGGAAAGCGAAACCATAACCGTGCGCTTGAGAACGGGTAAGAATATTTATGGGATGAAACTTGCGGAATTCAGTGCTAAGCTAAAAGAAGAAATATCGAACAGGATGAGTGAATCTATATTTAAATTTAAGGCAGACTGA
- a CDS encoding Rid family detoxifying hydrolase: MLRVVKTDKAPAAIGPYSQGILSNGFLFVSGQLPLNPITGELLDDFQSATEQTIKNVISVVEAAGGKIEDIVKVTVYIRDMQKFSIFNEVYSKFFSEHKPARAVVEVSNLPKNAILEIEAIARISNS, encoded by the coding sequence GTGTTGAGGGTTGTAAAAACTGACAAAGCACCTGCGGCAATTGGGCCCTACTCTCAAGGAATCCTTAGCAACGGATTCCTTTTTGTGTCAGGTCAGTTGCCCCTCAACCCGATAACAGGTGAGCTGTTAGACGATTTTCAATCCGCTACCGAGCAAACAATTAAGAACGTAATTTCCGTTGTTGAAGCAGCCGGTGGAAAAATCGAGGACATAGTAAAGGTGACTGTTTATATCAGGGATATGCAAAAGTTCTCGATTTTCAACGAGGTTTACAGTAAATTCTTTTCTGAGCATAAACCTGCAAGGGCAGTGGTAGAAGTCTCAAATCTTCCCAAGAATGCAATATTGGAGATTGAAGCAATAGCTAGGATTAGTAATAGTTAA
- a CDS encoding ASCH domain-containing protein, producing the protein MEHKMKLLPEPFELIKTRKKVIEVRLNDEKRQKIKIGDTIVFSKLPDLNEKLRVKVVGLLHYETFEQLYRDIPFKYFGREGKTLEWMLESTYKIYTREQERKYGVLGIRIELLE; encoded by the coding sequence ATGGAACATAAAATGAAGCTGCTTCCTGAACCTTTTGAGCTTATCAAAACGAGAAAGAAAGTTATAGAAGTCAGATTGAACGATGAGAAAAGGCAGAAAATAAAGATTGGTGACACTATTGTTTTCTCTAAATTGCCTGACCTCAACGAAAAGTTAAGGGTAAAGGTTGTGGGACTTTTACACTATGAAACGTTTGAACAGCTTTATCGGGATATTCCTTTCAAATATTTTGGAAGAGAAGGAAAAACACTTGAATGGATGCTTGAAAGTACTTATAAAATCTACACCAGAGAACAGGAAAGAAAGTACGGGGTTCTGGGAATAAGGATCGAACTGTTAGAATAA
- a CDS encoding FumA C-terminus/TtdB family hydratase beta subunit, whose product MKIKELKVGSEIEYTGELIVMRDAAQKRTKTILEGNLPLPFDLEGKIVFYAGPAKAPEGRNIGSIGPTTSSRMDSYLEMLLNLGVIATVGKGRRNDFVRELCKKYSAVYFIAPSGAAAALSQRIISSKIIAFHDLGPEAVYRLKVKNFPLIVAIDSDGNCL is encoded by the coding sequence TTGAAGATAAAGGAACTTAAGGTTGGAAGTGAAATTGAGTACACCGGCGAACTCATTGTTATGCGCGATGCCGCACAAAAGAGAACAAAAACGATACTGGAAGGAAATCTTCCGCTTCCTTTTGATTTAGAAGGCAAGATCGTATTTTACGCCGGACCAGCCAAAGCTCCCGAAGGAAGAAATATAGGTTCAATAGGACCCACAACTTCTTCGAGAATGGATTCATACCTTGAAATGCTTCTGAATCTCGGGGTTATTGCAACCGTGGGAAAAGGTAGAAGAAATGATTTTGTGAGAGAACTGTGCAAAAAGTACTCAGCAGTTTACTTTATTGCTCCCAGTGGTGCTGCTGCGGCGCTTTCGCAAAGAATTATTTCTTCTAAGATAATAGCCTTTCACGACCTTGGACCTGAGGCGGTTTACAGATTGAAAGTCAAAAATTTTCCTCTCATCGTTGCTATTGACAGCGATGGGAATTGTTTATAA
- a CDS encoding flavodoxin family protein, with protein MKALLVYYSLTGSVKEIVKTVQKNSGLPARELIDTKRRDNVLGAGFAAFFGISTKLKDPNYDVSKYDTLILLTPIWAGCPTPAMNTFIRRADLRGKKIFLVGVGAAPNNKRAIEKFRRIVRKFGGRIIGTRTYRGINPMRKKFQQRWKDLEEAGHELTRIFMEND; from the coding sequence ATGAAAGCACTTCTAGTTTATTACAGCCTAACCGGTTCGGTAAAAGAAATCGTAAAAACTGTTCAAAAAAATTCTGGATTACCTGCAAGGGAGCTTATAGACACCAAAAGACGAGACAATGTGCTAGGCGCAGGATTTGCTGCTTTTTTTGGAATTTCTACCAAACTTAAAGATCCCAATTACGATGTTTCTAAATACGATACTCTTATACTCCTTACGCCTATCTGGGCTGGATGTCCTACTCCTGCTATGAATACTTTTATACGAAGAGCTGATTTGAGAGGTAAAAAAATTTTTTTAGTAGGTGTTGGAGCCGCGCCAAACAACAAAAGAGCGATAGAAAAATTCAGAAGAATCGTTAGAAAATTTGGTGGCAGAATCATAGGTACCCGTACTTATCGTGGCATAAATCCAATGAGAAAGAAATTCCAGCAACGCTGGAAAGATCTTGAAGAAGCCGGGCATGAACTTACCCGTATATTTATGGAAAATGATTAA
- a CDS encoding GNAT family N-acetyltransferase, protein MIERALRILEKNRVQNRSIINFCKDYPIELVEIVGESVAIKGKSDRDWVYISSENLEEFKELLKRISAETCYAVLEDWMLPYVIADREVDWILSCIRLYLPDYVTLPKTTIGVKPLRPEMADYIFENYEYREYTDSDYIRERIEKAGGFGIYDGETLVGWIMTQDDGAIGILNVLPAYRRRGYAKALMISMIQKVRKSGNVPFVQIEESNIPSMNLAKSLGFIEDKNVHWVKFK, encoded by the coding sequence ATGATTGAAAGGGCGCTCCGGATCCTTGAAAAAAATAGGGTACAGAACCGCAGTATTATCAATTTCTGCAAAGACTACCCTATAGAATTAGTGGAGATCGTGGGCGAATCGGTCGCAATAAAAGGTAAAAGCGATAGAGACTGGGTATACATAAGCTCTGAAAACCTGGAAGAATTCAAAGAACTGCTCAAAAGAATTTCGGCAGAAACCTGCTATGCTGTTCTTGAGGACTGGATGCTTCCATATGTAATCGCCGATAGAGAGGTTGATTGGATACTTTCCTGCATAAGGCTCTACCTGCCAGATTATGTAACTTTACCCAAGACTACCATAGGCGTTAAACCTTTGAGACCAGAAATGGCCGATTACATCTTCGAAAACTACGAATACCGTGAATATACCGATTCCGATTACATAAGGGAACGAATAGAAAAAGCTGGAGGATTCGGAATTTACGATGGCGAAACTCTAGTGGGCTGGATAATGACTCAGGACGATGGCGCGATTGGTATTTTGAACGTGCTGCCTGCTTATAGAAGAAGGGGATATGCAAAGGCTCTCATGATCTCAATGATACAAAAAGTCAGGAAATCGGGCAACGTTCCCTTCGTACAGATAGAAGAGAGCAATATTCCTTCTATGAACCTGGCAAAGAGTCTCGGATTTATCGAAGACAAGAATGTTCATTGGGTTAAATTCAAATAG
- a CDS encoding alpha/beta hydrolase, whose translation MFIRKWSTNNKPVGSIIIVHGLEEHSGRYDPFARFLTSKGFTVYSSDLPGHGVSSSPYGHIDSFNEFFETVETLMNIANIEFPDLPLYLFGHSMGALVSIRVAQERTEDFKACVFSAPPLHSLKKQAGGLVPLLIVLNMVAPFVRFSNRIDPNKLSTNPEAVKRYINDPFVHDKISARLFNNMDKNISIAWQKTDNLPDSVMFVYGTDDTVISVDAIKEFFEKVSAKNKRIVEIEGGKHEIFEDLERKERFFNEIASYFLDNL comes from the coding sequence ATGTTCATTAGAAAATGGTCTACAAATAATAAACCCGTGGGAAGTATCATTATCGTTCATGGATTAGAAGAACATTCGGGGCGTTATGATCCTTTTGCCCGGTTCTTGACTTCAAAAGGGTTTACTGTTTACTCTTCAGATCTTCCAGGCCACGGAGTAAGTTCCTCACCTTATGGTCATATAGATTCTTTTAATGAATTCTTTGAGACTGTCGAAACCCTTATGAACATTGCTAACATAGAATTTCCGGATTTACCTCTTTACCTTTTTGGACACAGCATGGGCGCTCTGGTGTCTATAAGAGTTGCACAGGAAAGAACGGAAGATTTTAAGGCCTGTGTGTTCAGCGCACCTCCATTACATTCTCTTAAAAAGCAGGCTGGTGGGCTTGTGCCTTTATTGATCGTTCTTAATATGGTTGCTCCGTTTGTAAGATTCAGTAATAGAATCGATCCCAACAAACTCTCAACAAACCCTGAGGCGGTTAAAAGATATATTAATGATCCTTTCGTTCACGACAAAATATCTGCAAGGCTCTTCAACAATATGGATAAGAACATATCAATAGCATGGCAGAAAACGGATAATCTGCCAGATTCGGTTATGTTCGTTTACGGCACTGATGATACCGTGATTTCAGTTGATGCCATAAAGGAATTCTTTGAAAAAGTCTCTGCTAAAAACAAGCGGATTGTTGAAATTGAAGGAGGAAAACACGAAATCTTTGAAGATCTTGAACGCAAAGAGAGATTTTTCAATGAAATAGCCAGCTATTTCTTAGACAACCTGTGA
- a CDS encoding fumarate hydratase, producing MIKSSEIINAVSKSIIEANTIADPYVVEQASQYSGPFSEIIKENFKLAAEKGLPICQDTGMLEFFVFLGHEVCLEEPICASLERAVREVYTTQPYRYSIVSDPLYERKNTGDNTPVVCHVFHTKGRHMEVRFLIKGGGSENLSALFMLKPSAEPEEIKNAVVNHIKELGPNACPPLNIGIGIGGTADKAMLLSKLALTNPFNRKNPNEKYNELENEILEDVNALKIGYQGLGNGISAYSVSIEYYPTHIATLPVAVSVDCFICRKGRIVFEDKGT from the coding sequence ATGATCAAAAGCTCTGAAATCATAAATGCAGTTTCTAAGTCAATTATAGAGGCAAACACGATTGCTGATCCATATGTTGTCGAACAGGCTTCGCAGTATAGCGGCCCATTTTCTGAGATAATAAAAGAGAATTTCAAACTTGCTGCTGAAAAAGGGCTCCCTATCTGTCAGGACACGGGAATGCTTGAATTTTTTGTGTTTTTGGGACATGAAGTCTGCCTCGAGGAACCGATCTGTGCTTCCCTTGAACGAGCTGTAAGAGAAGTTTATACCACTCAGCCATACAGATATTCCATTGTATCCGATCCTCTTTATGAACGAAAGAACACTGGCGACAACACACCGGTTGTCTGCCATGTATTCCACACGAAAGGAAGACATATGGAAGTTAGGTTCCTCATTAAGGGCGGAGGAAGCGAAAATCTGAGCGCTTTGTTTATGTTAAAACCCTCCGCTGAACCAGAGGAAATTAAAAATGCTGTTGTAAATCATATAAAAGAACTGGGACCGAATGCCTGTCCACCCTTGAATATAGGTATAGGAATTGGAGGTACGGCTGATAAAGCTATGCTCCTTTCGAAACTCGCTCTAACCAACCCTTTCAACCGGAAAAATCCGAACGAAAAATATAACGAACTTGAAAATGAGATTCTGGAAGATGTAAATGCTTTAAAAATTGGTTACCAGGGATTGGGGAATGGTATCTCTGCCTATTCCGTGAGTATCGAGTACTATCCCACGCACATAGCGACGCTGCCTGTTGCGGTTTCTGTAGATTGCTTCATTTGCAGGAAAGGGAGGATTGTTTTTGAAGATAAAGGAACTTAA
- a CDS encoding PhzF family phenazine biosynthesis protein, with translation MKIVIFQVDAFTRKAYSGNPAAVCVLKKPLSSKNYLAIAREMNFSETAFVIMSKEAMDSGVFELRWFTPQVEVPLCGHATLATAWILFSEYGCRGKIRFKTLSGIHEAELVSDSVRLNFPQDKPIPVPIPKGLKEVLGYSENMKTFYGQKTAKLLVEFEQASIIRELKPDFKRLLSLKTNYEIRGLIATARGNDGYDIVSRYFAPWVGIDEDPVTGSAHTVLGPFWMERLGKKKMQAYQASERGGELLLEITGGDRVYITGNAVTILKGTLLNDFA, from the coding sequence ATGAAAATAGTGATTTTTCAGGTTGATGCCTTTACGAGAAAAGCTTATTCCGGAAATCCAGCCGCCGTGTGTGTTTTGAAAAAACCTCTTTCTTCAAAAAATTATCTTGCTATAGCCAGAGAGATGAACTTTTCGGAAACAGCATTTGTGATTATGTCCAAAGAAGCGATGGATTCTGGTGTCTTTGAACTCAGATGGTTCACTCCACAGGTAGAAGTTCCTTTGTGCGGTCATGCTACCCTTGCTACGGCCTGGATACTGTTTTCTGAATACGGTTGTCGTGGAAAAATCCGTTTTAAAACACTCAGTGGTATCCATGAAGCAGAGCTTGTTTCTGATAGCGTAAGATTGAATTTCCCGCAGGATAAACCAATCCCGGTACCAATTCCTAAAGGATTGAAAGAGGTCCTTGGATACTCAGAAAATATGAAAACCTTTTATGGTCAAAAAACCGCAAAGCTCCTTGTTGAATTCGAACAAGCTTCTATTATCAGGGAATTAAAACCTGACTTTAAAAGGCTTCTCTCATTGAAAACTAATTACGAGATAAGAGGGCTTATAGCAACCGCCAGAGGTAATGATGGATACGATATCGTATCAAGATACTTTGCACCGTGGGTAGGGATTGATGAGGATCCTGTAACCGGTTCAGCACACACTGTCCTGGGTCCTTTCTGGATGGAACGACTCGGAAAGAAAAAAATGCAGGCCTATCAGGCTTCTGAACGTGGTGGAGAACTCCTTCTTGAAATTACTGGAGGTGACAGGGTTTACATCACCGGGAATGCAGTAACGATTTTGAAAGGTACTCTGCTGAACGATTTTGCTTGA